In Acaryochloris marina S15, a single genomic region encodes these proteins:
- the speA gene encoding biosynthetic arginine decarboxylase: MRPEHLSPPEDSLEADSAVAWSIEESEKLYRIRGWGEPYFSVNAAGHVTVSPKADRGGSLDLYELVQSLQQRDIHAPLLIRFSDILADRIERLNACFAKAIARYSYPGRYRGVFPVKCNQQRHLVEDLVRFGQPHQFGLEAGSKPELLIAIASLKTPGALLICNGYKDLEYVETAMLAQRLGHQAIIVIEQLEEVDLVIEASRRLQIQPILGVRAKLSAKGIGRWGTSAGDRAKFGLNIPEVVAAIEHLRVANLLDSLQLLHFHIGSQISAISVIKDALREASQIYVELARLGANMKFLDVGGGLGVDYDGSKSNSAASKNYNMQNYANDVVAEVKEACAEADISVPTLVSESGRAIASHQSVLIMNVLGSSETLDLTPEPAQADEHLIIRNLWETYQTIDAENYQEAYHDALQFKEEAVSLFGFGYLSLQGRARVERLCGACCQKILAIARQDDDVAVDLEDLERRMASLYYTNLSVFQSAPDTWAIGQLFPIMPIHRLEEEPTQRGTLVDLTCDSDGKIDQFIYSRDTKPILELHTLKPNEPYYLGMFLNGAYQEVMGNLHNLFGDTNVVHIDLTPMGYHIAHVVKGDTITEVLEYVQYDADDLIEEIRKQSEAALQEQHITLPEAQLLLKNYERSLRGYTYLKS; this comes from the coding sequence ATGCGTCCAGAACATCTATCGCCTCCAGAAGATAGCCTTGAAGCAGACTCAGCGGTTGCTTGGTCGATTGAGGAAAGCGAAAAACTCTACCGGATTCGGGGGTGGGGAGAACCCTATTTTTCCGTTAATGCAGCAGGCCATGTGACGGTATCGCCCAAAGCCGATCGAGGGGGCTCTTTAGACCTGTATGAGCTAGTCCAGTCCCTGCAGCAGCGAGATATCCATGCTCCTTTGCTGATCAGGTTTTCAGACATTTTGGCGGATCGAATTGAGCGCTTAAATGCCTGTTTCGCTAAAGCGATCGCACGCTACAGCTATCCGGGGCGCTACCGAGGGGTTTTTCCCGTCAAGTGTAACCAACAGCGTCATCTAGTCGAAGATCTAGTTCGCTTTGGTCAGCCCCACCAGTTTGGATTAGAGGCAGGTTCCAAACCGGAATTACTAATTGCCATTGCCTCCCTTAAAACCCCAGGTGCATTGCTGATTTGCAATGGCTATAAAGATTTGGAATATGTCGAAACCGCCATGCTGGCCCAGCGTTTGGGGCATCAGGCGATTATTGTCATTGAACAATTAGAAGAAGTGGATCTAGTGATCGAAGCCAGCCGTCGGCTTCAGATTCAGCCCATTTTGGGGGTGCGGGCCAAGCTCAGTGCCAAGGGAATTGGTCGATGGGGAACGAGTGCGGGGGATCGCGCCAAATTCGGTCTCAACATTCCAGAAGTCGTGGCTGCCATTGAGCATCTGCGGGTCGCTAATCTACTTGATTCCTTACAATTGCTCCATTTCCATATTGGCTCTCAAATCTCAGCCATCAGTGTGATCAAAGATGCCCTGCGGGAAGCCAGCCAAATCTATGTCGAGCTGGCCCGATTAGGAGCCAACATGAAGTTCTTGGATGTGGGCGGTGGCCTAGGGGTTGATTACGACGGATCGAAAAGCAACTCGGCAGCGTCTAAAAACTACAACATGCAGAACTATGCCAATGATGTGGTTGCCGAGGTTAAAGAAGCCTGTGCTGAAGCGGATATCTCCGTGCCCACATTGGTGAGTGAAAGTGGGCGAGCCATCGCCTCTCACCAGTCTGTGCTGATTATGAATGTGTTGGGTAGTAGTGAAACCCTAGACCTGACGCCAGAACCGGCCCAAGCTGATGAACATCTGATTATTCGGAATCTCTGGGAAACCTATCAAACTATTGATGCCGAGAACTATCAGGAAGCCTATCATGATGCTTTGCAGTTCAAGGAAGAAGCGGTTAGTCTGTTTGGGTTTGGCTATCTGAGTCTGCAGGGGCGGGCCAGGGTAGAGCGATTATGTGGGGCCTGTTGTCAGAAGATACTTGCGATCGCACGGCAAGACGATGACGTTGCCGTTGACTTAGAAGATCTCGAACGTCGGATGGCGTCACTGTATTACACCAATCTTTCTGTTTTTCAATCTGCCCCCGATACCTGGGCAATTGGTCAGCTATTTCCGATTATGCCGATTCACCGTCTTGAAGAAGAGCCAACTCAAAGGGGCACTCTCGTCGATCTCACCTGCGATAGTGATGGCAAAATCGATCAATTTATCTACTCTCGCGACACAAAACCAATCCTGGAACTACATACCTTAAAGCCCAATGAACCCTATTACTTAGGGATGTTTCTAAATGGGGCTTATCAAGAGGTCATGGGCAATCTCCATAATTTATTTGGTGATACCAATGTCGTTCATATTGATCTAACCCCGATGGGGTACCACATTGCCCATGTGGTCAAGGGCGACACGATCACCGAGGTACTGGAATATGTCCAATATGACGCTGATGATCTGATAGAAGAAATTCGGAAACAGTCTGAAGCCGCATTGCAAGAACAGCACATCACATTACCAGAAGCCCAACTTCTCCTAAAAAATTATGAGCGTAGTCTCAGAGGCTATACCTATCTCAAGTCTTAA
- the psaC gene encoding photosystem I iron-sulfur center protein PsaC, protein MSHTVKIYDTCIGCTQCVRACPTDVLEMVPWDGCKAGQIASSPRTEDCVGCKRCETACPTDFLSIRVYLGAETSRSMGLAY, encoded by the coding sequence ATGTCTCACACAGTCAAAATTTATGACACGTGCATTGGATGCACCCAGTGTGTCCGCGCCTGCCCGACTGATGTTCTCGAAATGGTTCCCTGGGATGGATGTAAGGCTGGTCAAATTGCCTCATCTCCCCGCACAGAAGACTGTGTGGGTTGTAAGCGTTGCGAAACGGCTTGCCCCACCGACTTCTTGAGCATTCGGGTTTATCTAGGTGCAGAAACATCGCGCAGCATGGGCTTGGCTTACTAA
- a CDS encoding CAP domain-containing protein: MAKSSLSLALTASDPFEVEDQKKRLQPAFKKSLSWLLMGCISLPIKLPFPTPFDCKMPRQAPTIRRQPRRRQSVPRPGPEPVLEVPAPIPPQKSRPNPIVGAQGNFSQLIYAEVNDIRQSYGLQPLQWNANVAHVARQHSRNMADHNFFSHADPQGNTALERLLNAGVPFNLVAENLALNDNAPDPVSIAIKGWLDSPGHRRNMLRAEVTDTGVGVVRQGEEYFFTQLFIRRP, from the coding sequence ATGGCTAAGTCCAGCTTGTCTCTGGCCCTGACGGCGTCTGACCCTTTTGAGGTTGAAGACCAGAAAAAACGCCTACAGCCGGCTTTTAAGAAGTCATTGTCCTGGTTGCTAATGGGCTGTATCTCTCTGCCCATTAAGCTGCCGTTTCCTACCCCGTTTGACTGCAAAATGCCCCGCCAAGCCCCTACGATCCGTCGGCAGCCGCGACGGCGGCAGTCAGTGCCCCGGCCTGGGCCTGAACCCGTACTAGAAGTCCCCGCCCCCATCCCGCCTCAGAAATCAAGGCCTAATCCCATAGTGGGTGCCCAAGGGAACTTCTCTCAACTGATTTATGCAGAAGTCAATGATATTCGCCAGTCCTATGGTTTACAGCCCCTGCAGTGGAATGCAAACGTCGCCCATGTGGCCCGTCAGCATAGCCGGAATATGGCGGACCATAACTTCTTTAGTCATGCGGACCCCCAGGGCAATACGGCTTTGGAACGATTATTAAATGCAGGGGTGCCGTTCAATTTAGTAGCCGAAAACTTGGCCCTGAATGATAATGCACCGGATCCGGTATCCATTGCCATTAAAGGATGGTTGGATAGCCCAGGTCATCGGCGGAATATGCTTCGGGCCGAAGTGACCGATACGGGAGTAGGTGTAGTGCGTCAGGGCGAAGAATATTTCTTCACACAGCTGTTTATTCGGCGGCCTTGA